The DNA sequence TATACAATGTTTTATTATTTGATTTATAATCTATAAATCTCTGGAATAATCTGTATGGCCATCTGTTAATATCTGTTCTGAACCTCTTTGATCTATTTGGATTGTTTTTAGATTTATCGTTGTTTTTATCTTTATTGTTCTTTTTCTTTCCATTCTCCTTTATATTTGTTAAATCCTCAAATACAAAGGTCTTATCATCATTGTCCTTTACTA is a window from the Thermoplasma sp. Kam2015 genome containing:
- a CDS encoding zinc ribbon domain-containing protein translates to VKDNDDKTFVFEDLTNIKENGKKKNNKDKNNDKSKNNPNRSKRFRTDINRWPYRLFQRFIDYKSNNKTLYIDPEGTSSECPVCGGRLEHPIWKASKCNSCGLTYDRNRLSSLS